A window of Candidatus Nitrospira allomarina genomic DNA:
AGCTTCCTTCCCTGATTAAAACCGTGTGGGGAGGGGGATACACATTTACCGCAGAGGTCACATTACAATGAAATCGGGTCTGCACATTTTCAGACGGGTGTTGCCGAAACGGCTGACCAGCCAGATGATAGCCCTTCTGCTCGCGGCCCTCGTCATTGCGCAAGTGGCCAACTTCCTTATTTTTACCGATGAACGTCGTGCGGCGATTCGATCTGTCGAGCGGACTCAAATTCTCGAACGAACCGCTTCTCTCATCGATCTCATTGAACACAGTCCATCCGGTTTGCACGATCGCATGGTCCAAGCCGCCAGTTCACGGAAATTGTACTACTGGTTGTCGGATACCAGTCAGATTCCTCAAGCCATGCAACAAGGCGACCATGAGTGGATCAGTCGTCTCACGGATTTGCTCAGCAAGAATGATGTGTCTGAACTGCGGTTCATGCTTCCCCCACAGGACGGGTCTTGGAAAAAGACCATAGGGGAGGCGCCGAAAGGTGTTCAACCTTCCATTTTACGCAGTAAGGCATCCGGCCCGTCCTTTCCTCTACCGCTCTCTGAATATGATGCCCCAGGGCTGCTGATTTCCGCGCGTCTCCAGGATGGCCGATGGCTGAATGCCGGCATGGGGATCACCCCATCCCTTGGCCGCTGGGCGCTGCCGACTCTCATTTCGATGGGGCTTGCCGGTGGCAGTATCTGCCTGATTGTGGTGTTCATGGTGCAACGTCTCACGCGTCCGCTTCAACAACTCACGGAAGTTGCGGAGCGGGTTGGTCGCGGGGAATCCATCACCCCCATCCCGGAAGAAGGTCCCGTCGATATTCAGCAGACCATCCGGGCATTTAACCGCATGTACGAACGACTGCAACGGTTTGTCCAGGATCGCACGAGAATGCTGGCGGCCATCAGTCACGATTTACGCTCTCCCATTACCTCTCTTCGACTGCAAGTGGAATTGATGAAGGATCAGGAAGCAAAAGGCAAGATGTTGGAGACATTGGATGACATGCAACGGATGACCGAAGCCACGCTGGCCTTCGCCCGGGACGAGGCCTCGACGGAGGTATCGCGTTCGGTGGATCTCAGTGCCCTAATTGATAGTCTTTGTCAGGACCTGGCTGATATGGGCATGGATGTGAATTTCGAGAGCGCGCAGAAAACGCCATGCACCTGTCGCCCTATCAGCCTAAAACGGGCCCTCAGAAATCTCATTGAAAATGCCGTGAGCTATGGAGGACGGGTTGGGGTCAAGCTTCGACAGCATGACACGGAATTTCAGATTGTGATTCAAGATAGTGGTCCGGGAATTCCGGAGCAGGATTTTGAACGGGTCTTTCAGCCGTTTGTGCGATTGGAGGAATCCCGCAATAAACAAACAGGAGGCATCGGCCTCGGCATGGCCATCGCCCGATCCATCGTTCGCAATCATGGCGGGGACATCAGTTTGGCCAACCTCCCGGGCGGGGGCTTAACGGTGACGATCCATCTGCCGGCATCTCCGCTTCCGCAAGCTGCCGACCAGACCTAGAAGGGTGTTGAAAAAATCCGCAAGCCGCGTTTCTGCCTTTGCCGGGCTCATGACGTCCAAGCCGCTACGGCCTTTCCTTCGAGCAGACTCAGTACAGGACTGCCTTTTTGAACATCCTGCTTCGCTCATCAGAAAAGTAAAATTTTGAATCCCGATAAGCTCTCAGAAGAATTTTGCGTGTTTCAACAGCCTGCCAGGCCTAACCGTGCAATTAAGAATATTCACTTATTGGCTCTTGAAACCATCCAGAATCCAAGTCCCTAATAACTCCCGCTTCCTTGTTTTTAGCGCCGGATCTTGACTTATTTTGTCGGTTGACGAAGAATTCCCAGCTGATTTTTTCTACTGCAATTTTTAACCATTTAATTGATCCACTGGAGGTCATAACGCCATGAAGCCCCAACCCTTTATTGTCTCACCGGATAACTACGCCCCCGCTTTAAATGTGATTGGCACGAAGGTGACCGTGCTTGCGTCAAACGACGCAACACAAGGCTATGAGATCACTCTGCAGCAAGGCGATGAAGGAATGGGTCCGCCTCTGCATAGTCACGCCTGGGACGAGTCCTTCTATGTCCTTAAAGGACAGATCGAATTCAGTTATGACGACAAAACGGTCATGTGCCTGCCGGGCACGCTGGTGCATGTACCTGCCGGTACCGTGCACGGCTTTCGCTACGGCCCAGGCGGCGGAGAGATGTTCGAACTCACCGGCCAGGGCAGCATGGCCACCCGAATGTTCACCGCATTCAACAATGAAATACCCCCGGGCCCTCCAGACATTCCAAAGGTGCTGGAGGTTCTCAAGGAAAACGGCGTCACCGTCGCAAACCAAGTGGAGGTATAGCAGAACTAAGTTAATACGTGGATGGGTGCTATTGGGATTTCAAGTTATTCAAATCACTCAGGCAAAAATGCCCACCCGGGATAACCAGAATTCAGGCTTCGATATGAAACCGATAGATCGAGGACGCTATCTCACTCGGGCGGCCGGGTGCAACGTACTATCACACACACGAATATATTTTTTCCTTTGGAAGATCACCTATGCCAAAAACCTACGGTTTTTTGTCAATCAAAGCCCAGCTGAAAATGTAAGTGTAAGGAAAGGGTCACCGGATGGAAGATAGTCAATCTATCCACCCACAGAGCGGGAAGCGTATATTATTGTCGGGAAAACGATGAAATCAGAGGTCTACACTCCGGGTCATACACGAAACGCTATCAACTTTATGGCAACACGAAGCCTGGAATCGCACGGCCGGTTTTTTGCCCCCTTTCTGAGTGCGAACCACGATGTGTTGGATCTAGGGTGTGGTCCCGGAACAATCAGTGTTGATATTGCCAGACTGGTTGCTCCGGGGAAGGGCACGGGAATTGATTACAGCGAATCTCAGGTGGTGCAGGCGCGCAAGCATGCGGAAGAGGCCGGTGTGTCGAACGTGGATTTTCAGATAGGGTCATGCTACGAACTGCCATTCACAGAACAATCATTTGATCGGATATTTTGTCATGCGCTGATGGAACATCTTGCCGATCCAGTGGCTGCCTTAAGGGAGGCTTTTCATAAATTAAAAATGGATGGAATGCTTGGTGTTTGCAGTCCAGATTCCGATGGGTGGTTACTTTCTCCTCCCTCGGCTGAGCTGGAGGGTGCCGTAACAGCCTATGCTGATCTTCAGCAGGCGAATGGCGGTAATCTACGGATTGGTAAGAATTTGGGTGTTCTTCTTCAGGATGCGGGGTTTACAGAAATACATCTTGCGGCACGATACGAATGTTACCCATCCTTAGAATTCATCGGAGAGTATCTTGCCCTTCAACTTGAAAAAAAGGGGTTTAGTCGTCACGCGACAACTCTTCGGAGGTGGGCCAAAGACCCATCCGGCATGTTTGCTCAAGCCTGGGTATCTGCCGTCGCTAAAAAGTCCCAATAAGGGAGTGCAGTCTCCTGAAAGCATTGGACGAAATAGGAATCCAGATTAAACGATTTGTGGATATCGAGAGAGTTGGATTAGCGGTGGGTCGTACCCACGGAGGAAGAACTCGAGAGTGGCTCCGATGAAGGCAACCAGTAGCCGTGAGTCATATCAAATGAAACTAATCACAACCACAGGTGAAAGTATGATGCGTCAACTTGTTTGTCTGCTCATGTTTATGGTTTTGACCGGATGTTCCAGTTACGACAAAAGAACCTACACCGGATTAAAAACTACGGCGGCTGATTCCAGATTTGGAACCGTCATATTTGCCATC
This region includes:
- a CDS encoding ATP-binding protein; this encodes MKSGLHIFRRVLPKRLTSQMIALLLAALVIAQVANFLIFTDERRAAIRSVERTQILERTASLIDLIEHSPSGLHDRMVQAASSRKLYYWLSDTSQIPQAMQQGDHEWISRLTDLLSKNDVSELRFMLPPQDGSWKKTIGEAPKGVQPSILRSKASGPSFPLPLSEYDAPGLLISARLQDGRWLNAGMGITPSLGRWALPTLISMGLAGGSICLIVVFMVQRLTRPLQQLTEVAERVGRGESITPIPEEGPVDIQQTIRAFNRMYERLQRFVQDRTRMLAAISHDLRSPITSLRLQVELMKDQEAKGKMLETLDDMQRMTEATLAFARDEASTEVSRSVDLSALIDSLCQDLADMGMDVNFESAQKTPCTCRPISLKRALRNLIENAVSYGGRVGVKLRQHDTEFQIVIQDSGPGIPEQDFERVFQPFVRLEESRNKQTGGIGLGMAIARSIVRNHGGDISLANLPGGGLTVTIHLPASPLPQAADQT
- a CDS encoding cupin domain-containing protein — protein: MKPQPFIVSPDNYAPALNVIGTKVTVLASNDATQGYEITLQQGDEGMGPPLHSHAWDESFYVLKGQIEFSYDDKTVMCLPGTLVHVPAGTVHGFRYGPGGGEMFELTGQGSMATRMFTAFNNEIPPGPPDIPKVLEVLKENGVTVANQVEV
- a CDS encoding class I SAM-dependent methyltransferase; the encoded protein is MATRSLESHGRFFAPFLSANHDVLDLGCGPGTISVDIARLVAPGKGTGIDYSESQVVQARKHAEEAGVSNVDFQIGSCYELPFTEQSFDRIFCHALMEHLADPVAALREAFHKLKMDGMLGVCSPDSDGWLLSPPSAELEGAVTAYADLQQANGGNLRIGKNLGVLLQDAGFTEIHLAARYECYPSLEFIGEYLALQLEKKGFSRHATTLRRWAKDPSGMFAQAWVSAVAKKSQ